One part of the Microbulbifer sp. THAF38 genome encodes these proteins:
- a CDS encoding TIGR04211 family SH3 domain-containing protein, whose amino-acid sequence MKKLLCGLIAATLLNAVPATAAAETRYITDQLHVPMRAGKGNGFRILHRGLPSGTQLSVLEDAPQEGWTRVRTQGGTEGWVRRQYLVSEPVAKLKLEEAVANLERFEKMEGNLGGEVRRLEEENGKLSSALESAQQQSQTLAAELKTLKALSADALALNERHQKLLHQHELLKQEKTMAEAEIQRLSGSESHKWYMYGALSVLLGALLAMFAPHLRPRKRHSEWAN is encoded by the coding sequence ATGAAGAAATTACTGTGCGGCCTGATCGCCGCCACACTGCTCAACGCAGTTCCAGCAACTGCGGCCGCCGAAACCCGCTATATCACCGACCAGCTACATGTTCCCATGCGCGCCGGCAAAGGTAATGGGTTCCGCATTCTGCATCGCGGCCTGCCCAGCGGCACCCAGCTCAGCGTCCTCGAAGATGCCCCGCAAGAAGGTTGGACCCGCGTGCGCACCCAGGGCGGTACAGAGGGGTGGGTGAGGCGCCAATACCTGGTCTCCGAGCCAGTCGCGAAACTCAAGCTGGAAGAAGCGGTAGCAAACCTGGAGCGCTTCGAAAAAATGGAAGGCAACCTCGGTGGTGAAGTTCGCCGCCTGGAGGAAGAAAACGGCAAGCTGAGCAGCGCCCTGGAGTCCGCCCAGCAGCAGAGCCAGACGCTCGCAGCCGAGCTTAAAACCCTCAAGGCGTTATCGGCAGACGCCCTGGCACTCAATGAGCGCCACCAGAAGCTCCTGCACCAGCACGAATTGCTCAAGCAGGAGAAAACCATGGCAGAAGCAGAAATCCAGCGCTTATCCGGTAGTGAAAGCCACAAATGGTATATGTATGGCGCCCTATCCGTGCTGTTGGGCGCCCTGCTCGCGATGTTTGCCCCGCACCTTCGTCCTCGCAAACGCCACTCGGAGTGGGCGAACTGA
- a CDS encoding YciI family protein, translating to MWYAIISEDVSDSLPLRKKARPDHLARLNRLKDEGRLLVAGPHPAVDSEEPGEAGFSGSLVIAEFPSLEEAQAWADGDPYVAAGVYASVAVKPFKLVLP from the coding sequence ATGTGGTACGCAATCATCAGTGAAGATGTTAGCGATAGTCTCCCTTTGCGCAAAAAAGCGCGCCCCGACCATTTAGCCCGACTCAACCGTCTCAAAGACGAGGGCCGCCTGCTGGTTGCAGGGCCGCACCCCGCCGTTGATAGCGAGGAACCCGGTGAGGCCGGCTTTAGCGGCAGCTTAGTGATTGCCGAATTTCCCTCGCTTGAGGAGGCTCAGGCCTGGGCCGACGGCGATCCCTATGTGGCTGCTGGAGTCTACGCCTCAGTTGCCGTTAAGCCATTCAAATTAGTTCTGCCCTAA
- a CDS encoding VC0807 family protein, whose protein sequence is MSETNSTLSKSENPKKEGLLSNLAFNVIIPTLILTKLSGDQWLGATWAMVVALAFPLGYGLRDLLRLGKVNFFSALGIIGILLTGGISLLELDPQYIAIKEAAIPGLLGIAVIGSTYSRWPLVKTLLYNDQILDTAKIAKTLQSNGNQAAFDRTLKQTSWIVAGSFFFSSTLNYILAKTIVISPPGTEAYNSEIGEMTALGYLVIAIPSALILMTALFFLFSRIGKLTGLKLEEVMVAQ, encoded by the coding sequence ATGAGCGAAACGAATTCGACATTGTCAAAAAGTGAAAACCCCAAGAAAGAAGGCCTTCTCAGCAATTTAGCCTTCAATGTCATTATTCCCACATTGATATTAACAAAGCTCTCTGGGGATCAATGGCTGGGCGCCACCTGGGCTATGGTAGTAGCTCTTGCATTTCCGTTGGGCTATGGATTGCGCGACCTTTTGCGCCTTGGCAAAGTCAATTTCTTTTCCGCCTTAGGCATCATCGGCATATTACTTACCGGTGGTATCAGCCTACTGGAGTTAGATCCACAATATATAGCCATTAAAGAAGCTGCTATTCCTGGCCTGCTAGGCATCGCGGTAATTGGCTCTACATATTCCCGCTGGCCTCTGGTAAAGACCCTTTTATATAACGATCAAATCCTTGATACGGCCAAAATTGCCAAGACATTGCAATCAAATGGCAATCAAGCAGCGTTCGACAGAACCCTTAAACAAACTTCCTGGATCGTTGCAGGCTCTTTCTTTTTTTCATCAACTCTCAATTACATTCTCGCCAAGACAATTGTGATAAGCCCTCCAGGGACCGAAGCCTACAATTCAGAAATTGGTGAGATGACCGCACTAGGCTACCTAGTTATCGCAATACCATCAGCCCTAATTCTGATGACTGCACTCTTCTTCCTGTTTTCCCGCATCGGCAAGCTAACCGGGCTGAAGCTGGAAGAAGTCATGGTCGCCCAATAA
- a CDS encoding PHP domain-containing protein, protein MSFLPEDLNTDLVDLHCHSTASDGILSPTELVSRAKSQGVTLMALTDHDTVGGVAEAQAAGDQLGITVATGIEFSSLWGRRSVHIVGLNIDPASARLREAIALREELREERAERIAERLHKRGFEGALKGGRAIAGDSVLGRPHFARWLVEAGHVEDTARAFKRYLGAGKIGDVRVEWPQLRETVETIQSAGGTAVLAHPLKYGLTRTQLLRLLTEYHHSGGNAVELLCGRQNPTQTRELRSLMALSVGDSNAAPMHSSLGSDFHQPEQPWRELGCVRLPEDVEPVWNLWHTLHRDRPGEAISA, encoded by the coding sequence TTGAGTTTCCTGCCAGAAGATCTAAATACAGACCTTGTAGACCTCCACTGTCACAGTACCGCTTCCGACGGTATTTTAAGTCCTACTGAGCTGGTGTCGAGGGCGAAATCCCAGGGTGTGACTCTGATGGCACTCACCGACCACGATACGGTGGGTGGTGTAGCTGAGGCACAGGCTGCAGGTGACCAGTTAGGCATCACTGTGGCGACGGGGATCGAATTCTCCAGTCTTTGGGGGCGACGCTCTGTCCATATTGTTGGGCTCAATATTGACCCGGCATCTGCACGCTTGCGAGAGGCAATCGCTCTGCGTGAGGAGTTGCGCGAGGAGCGCGCCGAGCGGATTGCCGAACGCTTACATAAGCGGGGTTTCGAGGGAGCCTTAAAGGGGGGGCGAGCTATTGCTGGAGATTCCGTGCTGGGGCGGCCGCATTTTGCCCGCTGGCTGGTGGAAGCCGGGCACGTTGAGGACACTGCGCGGGCGTTCAAACGTTATTTGGGTGCCGGCAAGATCGGCGATGTGCGCGTGGAGTGGCCACAATTGCGGGAGACTGTAGAAACCATTCAGTCTGCTGGTGGCACAGCCGTGCTGGCACACCCGCTCAAGTACGGCCTAACACGCACCCAATTGCTGCGCCTCCTAACTGAGTATCACCACAGTGGCGGCAATGCTGTGGAGCTGCTCTGTGGCCGGCAGAATCCCACCCAGACCAGGGAACTGCGCAGTTTGATGGCGCTGTCTGTTGGCGATTCCAACGCTGCCCCAATGCACAGCTCTTTGGGGAGTGACTTTCACCAACCGGAGCAGCCCTGGAGAGAGCTCGGCTGTGTGCGTTTGCCCGAAGACGTCGAGCCCGTGTGGAATCTGTGGCACACTCTGCACCGGGATCGACCGGGGGAAGCGATATCTGCCTAG
- a CDS encoding L-threonylcarbamoyladenylate synthase, with translation MAQFFQIHPDNPQGRLIGQAADIVTSGGVIVYPTDSAYAIGCRLGEKLAVERIRVLRQLDKNHNFTLMCRDLSELATYAKVDNQMFRLLKNHTPGSYTFIMPATAEVPRRLIHPKRKTIGIRVPDNPIALALIEAVGEPLMSCSLIMPGDEQPLTDPYDIRDTLEHQVELVIDGGFCGLEATTVIDLTGDEPQLIRQGCGAIDEILG, from the coding sequence GTGGCGCAGTTCTTTCAAATTCATCCGGACAATCCTCAAGGGCGCCTGATCGGTCAGGCTGCGGATATAGTAACCAGTGGCGGAGTGATTGTTTATCCCACCGATTCCGCCTACGCAATTGGCTGTCGGCTTGGGGAAAAACTGGCGGTTGAACGTATTCGCGTCCTGCGCCAGTTGGATAAAAATCACAACTTTACCCTGATGTGTCGTGATCTTTCCGAGTTGGCCACTTATGCCAAGGTGGATAATCAGATGTTCCGCCTGCTGAAAAACCATACTCCGGGTTCCTATACCTTTATCATGCCGGCTACCGCCGAGGTGCCGCGCCGCCTGATCCACCCCAAGCGTAAAACAATCGGCATCCGTGTACCCGATAACCCCATCGCCCTGGCACTTATTGAGGCGGTAGGTGAACCGCTGATGAGCTGCAGTCTGATTATGCCGGGCGACGAACAGCCATTGACTGACCCCTATGATATTCGCGACACCCTCGAGCATCAGGTGGAACTGGTGATCGACGGTGGTTTTTGTGGGTTGGAAGCGACCACGGTGATCGACCTTACTGGCGATGAGCCTCAGCTGATTCGTCAGGGCTGCGGTGCCATAGATGAAATACTGGGCTGA